The genomic stretch TTTCTTTGTGAGTtctatttttcatatttattgtgtgcttaaATGATCATCCAAGAATACCACAATACCATGTTACTGCCTTCTTATGGTCTGTGCTTAACGTGTGATGCTGCTAGCTAATTAAGATCCTTCTACAAAATTATTTGTTACATGACCTCTGCATTATTTCTAGCTTTTGTCTTTCGTTAACCACAACCATATAATCAGCTTATTTTCTATTGCCTATCATTTTTTTCTCACAGAGAACTTCTTTGGTGACCATCATGATGCCAGAAGTATACATGATGGTGGATCACGAGATACTTCTTTTAGGAGAACAGATCATGGGCCTTCCGTATCTGTTACCAGTGGCAGTTCTATCACTTCAGCAAAGAGGAGATCCCCTTTGTCAATCAACAAAATAGCCCTAAACAATGCTGCAAATATGCATCGCTTGAAGTCTGGTGATTGGCGTGTTGAGGTGTCAGTTCCAAAGCAGAATATGATGCCATTGGTTGATATTGATGAGAAGGGGTCCAGTAAAGTCTGCATCCTAAAAGATGCAAAGAGAAATGCATATGAAATCGCTGATGAAGACAGTAAGTTTGACTATGACATCTTGGATGATAAACAAGAATGCTCCTCTGTGTCAGAAGTAGCCAGCAGGAGTTGTGAGACAAAGCATGTCACTACTGCTCAGGAATGTATTGAAGATTGTGAATCGACACAAGTCACTGAACGATGTCCTAGGGGTCAAGAGAGTAAGAGCATAGATTCAACAGTTACAGATGTTACTGCACATGGCACACATAGTTGTTGTCTAAATACCATGAATGAATTGGCACTCATTAGGAAGCAACTTCAAGAGATGGAAAGGAAGCAAGCAAATCTTTTTGACTTGTTGCAGGTAATTATCATGTTTTGAGTAGTGAAGATCTTGCCGATTTGTTGTGTCTATATACTACATTTACCTAATATGGTGTAAGCGTACATATTGAGTAGTGTGATAATGGTGTAAGTTATAATGCAAGGCTATGATTCCAGTCATAGGATGTATAATATCTTTTATTAACTCGCAGTTCAGCACTGTGCACTTTATAttcttgtactccctccgtttcaaattgtagatcgttttagcttttctaggttcatagatgtttgtatgcatctagacatacactatatttagatgcatacaaacatccaTGAACAtggaaaagttaaaatgacctacaatttgggacagagggagtagtagcCTACTATATTGTTATGCTTCTTGATTATTTTTGATTTtcaatttgggacagagggagtagtagcCTACTATATTGTTATATGCTTCTTGATTATTTATGATTTTGTTGAACACTGGCACCCCTGAGCTGTGAATCTGTCATCTTATTTTGGCATTTTGCTTTCTGCAAACTCTGTAAGGATGGCAATGCATAATGACCATAAGGATAGTTATCTTCAAATTCTGTCAATTTTTTTCCTATCATTGTGTGTCTGCATCATATAGGCCATGTGGCATATGCAAGTACATATGAAGACATCATGTATGCAATATAAAGAAGTGGATTCATATCTTTTGTCAAATGCTCACTTCCCCCAGTTAATTGTAGGAATTCATGTCCACCTCTGTGGAGAACATGACGGTGCTAAATTTGAAGGTGCACAATTTGGAGAATGCTGTAGACAAAACTGTGTATACAATCACTCAGAGTGAAAGCCGGTATCATCTTCCTGGTTCCAAGTTTTTTAAGAACCAAAGTGTTTCTTCTTCACCCAGGCTTTCTACTTCTACACCTAGATCATCTGTGGATGCTAACTACAAGCCACCACCAATTTCACACTTGAAACATGAGAAGAAGTGGATGCATGATCTACCATCTAAGGGCTCAAACGTGTGCACTAAAGAGGGAGCTGAATTTCCGAAGGATCATGTTCGCAGCAGATTTAGGAAGCCTGAGACTGTGAGCTCAGAGAGTAACTTGGGAAGATATGTTCCAAGCTCAGCGAGAAGTCAAGCATCAATGGTTAAAGGGGCTTTGCCAGTTTCATTTACCAGTTCCTGTGAGCAACCTGAAATGCAAAATGCATTATGTGCATCTAACCAGTCTGGTGAATTTCAAGGTACTGGCGAAATCGAGCCTGCATACATGGAGGCCCTAAACTGTGGTGATTATGATGATCTGATTGACCTAATGGATAGAACTGGaccagttcttgagaagttgtCGTGTGAGACAGCAAATGAACTTCTAAGGGTTATAACTTGCCAATTTCTTAATAAAAAGTTTTTTGACTTAGCCCTGCCTTGGCTTCAACAAGTAAGTccactagatttttttttacagtaATGCCCAAGTCTGAAAAGCTTGTGCAACTTACTCAGTCCAAATTTGGATTGCTTGTATTGCTTCAGTTAGCAGATTTAAGCACGATCTATAAGCCAGGCCAACTTTTTGCATCTGTGAGAGCACAAAAGGAGTTTCTTTCTGCATTGGAGGAAGTTGCAACAAGTGGATCTACAGAACCAGCCATTAGGATTGCCATTGCACAGCTTGCATTTAAACTGACCAAAGCTTTTGAGGTTGGCCCATGCAGGTAATCTTCATTGCGCATTGACAGTGTCTCATCAGTTCTACTACATGTGAACTTCTTGTAATACTGACATATCCATTCTGGTTCTGCAGGAAAATTTCAACTAGAGTACGCAGAGGAAATGAAACTATCATGGCCACTGCAATGTGAGATATTCCTCGCAAATTGCAATGATGTAATCTAGTGTATGCTCAGGGCACGAAGCAGTGCTCTTTTTTAGATGAAGGACAAAGCAATGCTTTAGTGagctcaatttctttttcttgtagcTCTACAACCTTTATGATGCTGTATCTGTTTGATTAGTGTGTGAAAGACTCAAAGGTTTCTGCAGAACGATTGATAGTTTGCTAGTTGAAAACATGTGTGTTTTAGCTCTGTACTGTAGTTCTGgaatttgcattttgccattTGGCATGACTTAAGAGTTATGAGTATATGCTTGATGCTGACAAGGTCCTACAGAtgttgttggtgttttatacccagacCCCtcggtagtagattggttggtgggggatcgtcggatgTGGAACTCGAaagtaaaagtgaggacacaagacatggatttatataggttcaagccgtcagagtagcgtaataccctacgtcctgtttggaaTGTTGTATCTGGTATTCTGTTGTGgtattgtggttctatgaggtcttgatCTACAGATCTAGGGACCTCTGccttcctttatatacttcagggggtgggattactagtcggttacaagaaggaattctagtaggattacatggtacaAGTCATAGTACGATTACAtaggaattctagtaggagtccgtcttcttccttccttgtgagTACTGGGGGTCTATCTCCTATCGATGTTTCTTAATCATCTATCACCTAGAAATTCTATTTACCTGCATTTCACTGTCCACAGCATCGGATCTGTGTGCTTTAcatataaaataataaaaacaagggGTAGAAGAATTCGGTACCATTGCTATATCACTACTCACTACAAGAACAGTACCTTCTTTAAATTAACCAACTTGTTTGTTGTCACACTATATCACTACTCACTACAAGAACAGTACCTTCTCTAAATTAACAAACTTGTTTGTTGTCACACTGTTTGAGCAATCAGACTATGTAGTAAAGCCTTTTTCTTTTGTACAATGGCATCACAAGAGCTGCACATCTAGGTTCTGTTTCAAAGTTTCAGCAATAGGACGGCAACAAGATGGACGCACAAGCAGAAGCATCACCAATCAGAGTCGTCAGTTCGCTGTGAGATGCTGCGGAGGCCGCCCATCCTCCTGTTGCTGGTGGTACGCTGGACACATTGGAGCAGCGATTGCACCACCTCTGATATGGACGGCCGGAATTCTGGATCGGACTGCAACACCACCACAAAACCAATGTTCAGAGTTTCAGAGTTAAAGTTTGTTTTCAGGTGATTCATGGCCTTCAGCGTTGAAGCCGAAAGGATTCATCACCGAAGGAGGACCCTCTCTGCGTATTTCGATCAGTTCACCTGAACACAGCGACCGAGGACATCGGCGAAGCGGGAGAGTGCTTTAGGCGGATACAGGCCACGCAGAGCAGGATCTGCCAGAGCTCCCAAGGCGTCGATGTCATGAAGCTGTGGAGTGACAAAATTGACCAAGGACTGCTCCGTTCTAGGCTTTGAGCTGGAGTCACAAAGAACATCAGAGGATTAACTGCAGTCACGCTCCTGAGCATTGCTGACAAACGCAATGTTCCGTAGGCAAGCTTTGCCTGCCCCGGAATCACAAAATGTGGAGTCCAAAGTGgaaggagtttttttttttccaattacCTATCGTAGGGCTTCCGACCGGTCAATAGCTGAAGCATGACGACACCGAAGCAGTACACATCGCTCTTCATAACGTAACCTGATGACCTTGTGCACTCTGGAGGATTGTACCCTGGTCCCAGGCTCTCACTTGTATCCTGCAGTTGATATCACATTGCCTTTACCATCATACTTTGTTCATCAAATGCAAGAAGAGACAGTCTGCAAACCTCATAGAAGTATGCAAGGCCACAGTCGGTGAGGCGAGGGTTAAGGTCAGCATCAAGCAACACATTAGATGCCTTTATGTTCTTGTGGATCACTGATGGTGAGCAGGCTTCATGTAGGTACCTGAACAACAAGGAATATTAACACCTTTCTTATGAACTCTGAACATCACACCCCTCTGTGCCTGACGATGTTTACAAAATTCTGGATCTAGGCTTAAATGTTGCTTGTCAACTTACTCCAGAGCACTAGCTGTACCAATAGCGATCCGCACTCGGGTGTCCCAGGTCAGTGGCTTGCTGTAATCATCAGACAAGTGCAGGAAGTCATAGATGGATCCATTCATGTGGTAATCATAGACCAGCATGTAGTGCCCAGGCTCTGAGCAATAACCAACAAGCTCAGAGATGTTTGGATGGCGCAGCTTGGAAATGCTGTTCACGAGATCCATGAAGTCGCTGCTTCCTGAGAAGCTCAAAGGATCAAACTTCTTAACGACCAGCACCTGAAATTCTTTTATGAGAGACGATAAGGACAACGGGAATGCAAGGCATACGATCAATACAGAGTGCCAACTCAAGATCTTACTGCAGAACATATTTGATGCCTATTATAAGAGTGGTACATGATACTAGTATTATTGGGAACAGCTGATGAGTAGCTTAAAACATATTTGGACATGAtataaatttttaaattttagaTGCAGAAGAATACTGAAGTTGTATCTGCAAACAAGTTCCTTTGGCATGGGTTTAAGAAGCAACAGTAAGATCTTACCCTTCCATCAGCATATTTTGCCTTGTAAACGCCACCAATTATCCCCTGACCTAGTAGCCTGGTACTATGGAAGTTTCCAGTGGCTGCTTGCAGGTCTAACGATGAATAAGTCACAAGGTTGATTGGGTCTGTGCTCCGCCTCGAATGGTTTAGTTTGTTCTCGAACTCATTGTCACTAATCGACTTGCGAGGCATTGCGGATGGTGTCCTACTGCTTATTGACGTAGAACGCTCCAGTGGCTTCATGTTGACCGCTGAAGATTCCTTTTGAACtgtagaaaataaaacaatgtgAACTATTACAATAAATGTGAAAGTGTTCATCCCTGAGATGCCACAGAAATCATATGGGAAGGAGGCCTTTCTTGATTCATCATGATTTAATGATGGACGCAAGGCATAACTGTGTAATTTTCTACTTATAAACATATCATGCACATAAGTACCTCTGCCGTCATCAACTAGCGGGGCAAATGATCTGTTGTGACCAGACTCGTCCATGATGTAATGAGATGAGGCAGGAGAGGAATGATTCCTCTTCAACACAGACAAGAGAATCAGAGCTGCAAGAAGCACCCCTATAACTATAGCTCCGATAAGGAGACCATTTACTCCACTGCCACTCCCTCCACCTGAAGAGCTTCCGAGTGCAGAGCCCTTCTCCATACCAGGGGGAGCTGATCCAGATGACCACTGATTCCCTCCAATCCTTCAGAAAGATTCAAGGACTGTTAGAATtcatcaagtgcaacaaatAGGATTATATTGGCTGGAATTACTACTTACTGTAGATTGTTAATGTCTTTTAGTTTACTGGGGATCCACCCGGTAAACTTGTTGTTCTGCAGATTCCTTGAGCACAAAGGGGAAACCATTATAGCTTAGTTCTCAGAAAGACAAGTGTATTTCAGTAAATATGCACAGTATAAGTATCCATTACATGCTTAAAAACTGGCAATAGGGTTTACATCTGTTGGCATTTCACAATTAGTACTGTACTGCCATGCACAGGCACCACCACACAAACGTTTGGGTCATCATATCAAAATTGGTTTTTAATGCAAATGTTTACTTTGAGATATACTTACAGATCCTCAAGAGGAAGTTTGGCCAGAACATCTATATGACCACTGAATTGGTTGCTCTCCACATTCCTGGAGACATTTTTTTGAACGGAATAACACTGATTGTAGATCTTAAAGAGCATGCAAATTACTAGGATGTGTAAATTTCAGTTTGCTTACAGTGTCTTGAGGTTTCTTAGGTGCTGAAAACTCTGGGGCAGGCTACCTGAGAAGCGGTTGAATGAGAGATCCCTGATAAAACAGTTGACGTTAGTCATACAGGCCATGAAAAATGGGATATAGAAAGCTTAGTGGCTTACTACAATAACATCTTAGCTAATAGAAAATAAGTTGCTGTTTTAATTTCCGAGAACTTATAATTTGCTGTTTAACTTACAATGTTGATAGCTTTGGAAGCTGTGAAAACATATCTGTCAACTGCCCATTTAGGTGATTCTTGCCTACATTTCTGTGGTTCAATAAAAAAGGAATTGGGGTGattaatgcaaacaaaaatAATGATGGTGTGAAGGGAACAGAACTAAGAAGAGCAGGAGAATTGGAGTTCATACAGTGTTTCCAGATCTTCCATCTGAGATATTGAATAAGGAACTCCTCCAGTAAAAGAATTTCCATAAAGATTTCTGCGTCGAAAAAATAACAGGAGAGAATGCTTGGATCAGCCATGAACCCAGGAAACTGTAAATGGACGAGAAAAGTAGGAACTCACAATTGAACCATGTTTGGTGGAAGCTGGTACGGAATATCGCCGTTGAGATTGTTATTGCTCGCATCGCTGTACTACGTAAAACAAGGAAATTCAACTAAGTTGCATAACTACGATGACCAGTGCAGGAAATCGCTAGGGCAACTCACAATTTGGTTACTGATTTCAAGCTTGATAGCTGATAGCCTAGTGTGCCGCTTAATCCAAGCCCCGACAAGTTACTGCTCTAAGCAATATGGTTATAAAAGAAAACTGAAGTGAGTAGGTTGCattgctagaaaaaaaaaggttcttGGAACTTTACCAATCATCTTCCCTCTTTTGCCCAAACATATTATTTTAGACAAATGTTGAAGGCAACTACGTACATTTCTGTCACAGAGGAGCCGCTGCATTCTATTCCCTTCCACTCCTCGTCACCACCACAGGGATCGCCGCCGCTTGATTTCCAACCGGACAATTGAGATGGCTTGTTCATGCTATTGAACATCACATTAAGCGCCGCAACTGAAATAATGAACCAAACAATATACAGAATGTTCAGAACCATGGCTGATATGATGCATTCACAGAGGGAAGAACAAGGGCTTGCCGACCCTCACCGTCAGGCTGGTCGGTCTTGGCCactgcggccgccgccacggaaAGGAGGACGGCCAGCCCGACgaacggcggcagcggtggcaggGGGCGCCGTCGCCGAGTCATTGCGCGCCAAGGGGAGAACGGCGCGTCTCAGCTGAGAGCAAGCAGGAGGAGACCCCCACGCGCGCGTCGCCTGAcctccttctcctctctctcatgGACCGGTGGTGGGAAGGAGTGCTTTCCAAAATTAGGAGACTGAGGAGGAAGAGATGGCGAGCAGAAATTGGAGGGAGGAAAGCGGGTGCGGCCATTCAAGCTGCGAGAGTGGCGGGAAGCCGCTACTTTGAAGGCTCTACCTTAACGCGTCAAACCGTTTTCTGATCAGGAAAACTAAAGAAGCCATATATTTTACTATCGTTCAACCTAATAACATCCGTTGTAGTCTAGCTGGTTAGGATACTCGGCTCTCACCCGAGAGACCCGGGTTCGAGTCCCGGCAACggaatttctttttgttttgtttaccacCATTTTAtacctttgttttgttttatatCACCATTTTATGGATGAACGGATCAAGTAAACACTAGCATTTTAtacctttgttttgttttatatCACCATTTTATAGATGAACGGATCAAGCAAACACTAGCAATTTTGAAAGCATATTTAGATGAGTTTTGTAACGTTTAAAGTTCAGACTACTACCACCTTAAGAGAACAAGAACACGTCTCAAAACATTAGTGTACATCTCTATTGAAATCAATGTAGCCAGTTAACAATCTCATGCCTCCTTTACTCTTCCTTTCCCTTTGTATCCTCCATCAAAGAACTGGACAAAACAATGAATGGCCTCTGGGGCCTTGATTCTGTATGGTGTATCCCTCCCGAGTCACAAAACTCATCAGCTCTATGCAGTAATGTGGTCGCTTAACTTTCGACCACTTGTTTCCAGGGGGAAGTACGACACGGCGACACCGGAGACCAGCATCACCGTGATGAATATCACGATGGCTGCCGTCTGGTGGCATGCGTGAACCAGACCAACGGCCACAAGGGGGCATAGGATCCCACCAAAGCGAGCAATTGAGCTTGCAAACCCGACACCAGTGGCCCTGACTGCAGTCGGATAAATCTGCAGGGAACAAAACATAGGAATGCAACGATCTTCAGAGGTTTGACAAAAGAGACAAAATATAGGCTCTTAAAGAGTAACCAGACCTCAGGGGCGTAGATGTGCAGAACAGTGAAGCTTGCTGAGATGCAAACCCGTGCACCGAATAAAAAGACGGTCGTCAGAGCTTCTGTCTGAGCAAACATAAGTGGAGCTATGCACAGGCAACTGATGTAAAGCATGGAAGACATCGAGAGTTTGCGCCCAAACTTGTCCACGATGGCAGCAGACAGAAGGAGGCCAGGGACCTCTGCATCATTGTTGGCTTACATATGAATAATTTCTACGACATTGTTTCTGAAGATGTTTTGTTGACTATGGGCAATAGCACACGTACCTCCAAAGCTGGTGATGAATACATTTCTATAGAGATTTTCATCATTTATGTGGGCTGTTGTGGTCACTTCTGCTCCGCCTTCTGATCCACAAATCCTATTTCCATGATTCAGTTCTGATGTTAGCAGAACAAGACCATAGTATAAGAATGCATGGCCAAGAAAGACAGTCCAAAGTAGAAGACTCGATCTGATTAAGTTCGGAGATAGAAGCTTCAAAATGGCATTGAGACCTCCAATCTCAGATTTGCTAGCAAGATCACCAGTATTATTTTTCTTAGTTGTTACCAATTGTGCCGTTTCTGAGGAATCCCCCATCTCATGAAGCTCTGTCCGATGGCCAGAGACAAGTCGACCAGAGGGAAGAGTAACACGGTTCACTCGCGCCATTGTTTCCAAAACATGAACTGCTTCAGCTATTCTACCCTTCATGCATAGATATCTTGGTGACTCCAGTGTCACTGGATAGAAGAGTAGTAGAGCAAATGATGGCAACGATGAAAGTGCCAGCAGCCACCTCCAGCCAAAAGCTGGCATAACAGCCTGGAAATTAAGCAGATAAGTAAAGAAAAATACATGGAGATTTCGGAAATAGCAATAGTCACATCAAAATGAACATGCATGTCATTTCACCACTTATGCCAGCATAGTGCCATTAGGTTATATACTATATATATTACCATGGATGCTAATGTTCACTTCATTAGAACTACGTATGAGTGAAAGACCACAGCACAATGACCTGATTAATTACACAAGAAGACCAATGTGGTGGCTAAACTTGCCCAAATATGAAAGACAAGCAGTTTTACTGTTCCATAGGATTCAATGGTATATACTACTCTTGAATTACAATTGATGCAATAAGGACAGCAGAAGATATTATGGGCAAAGGGCACCTGGGCCCAGAAGGCCCAGCAGCCGTGGCCCACAAGGCCCTGTGGTACCATTCACGCATGAAACTTTAGCGTGCGCCAATGGGTCAGCCTGcagtttttttctctctccctctcttctttgTACACGCAGTGTTCATCAAGCACCTTCCCCTTTCTCTTCCTTTGATTCTCCTCCTAATTCCCCAATTCTATCCTCTACTCTATCCCCAGTctgacccaaaaaaaaaaatctatcccCAATCCCCCTCCAGTAATCCAAGACTCGAACAGAAGAACATCTGCACGTGGAGCTGTAATGTGCATCCAGTGCCCACAGATTAGCACACCTGCTAGCCTGAGCTGGTAGCTTGACAAGCCTAGTCAGCGTCGTTCATTTGTTTGTGGCGCATCAATTTATTTGAATCAAGGACCCTCTCCACTCTTCCCTTCCCCTCAGCTCTCTTCTTTAATCTTGTACTTGGACCAGTTCTATTCGTAATAATGGAACAATATGCAGTTCTCTCGCGTGCTAGAGAAAAAAAGGACATCTGCACTGAGCAGTCAAGATGTCATGCTATGCAGCTAGAATGTAACACCCACTGTAGCGTTTACACACAACCCCAATATTTCAGAACTATCTGATATTACTTTCTGTTGAGCCAGCTAAAAATATCTCTCAAACATCTAGTATTATACATAAGGCAACTTGGAAACACTGATCTTACTTTTGCTAAAGATATTAACTTACCCAAGCAAGAGAAGCTTCCATTATCGTGCCAACGGTCCAAAATGCCGAGAACATAACCATCCAAGTTCCTCGGTTAGGAGCAGGGATGAACTCTAGGAACCAAGAACCTAGAACTGGCCCACCACCCAGTCCGACCCCGACCATAAATCTCAGTACAATCAAAGATAAGTAATTTGGAGCAAACGCGCTAAGAAGACCAGCCCCACCAGTTACAATGGCTGTGAAGTTGAACCCAACCCTGTAGAGAAGTACAAAGGGTTAATGAGACAAAATTTACATGTTGGAAAATAGGAAACTGTCTCTGATAAAATGCAGAGATGGGAAAAAACAGGGCATTCAAGGATTAGAACTAAATCCAAAAACTTAAACATGGAGCGGTAAAGTGCCTAGCTTAAGCTTCCTAGCATGTCCTCCTACAAACATCGCCATGAAGACTGTCATTGCAATTTTTTAAGGTTAGAACACTCAATAAAATCTCAATAGTCAATGGAAAAAGGATGTAAGGAACCTGCCTTCTTCCATAGTTATCCGAAACTATGCCCCAAGCATATGCTCCTACAAGCATCCCCACGAAGACAACACTTGTTATAAGACTTTCTGCCTGTGCAGAAAGCTCCCACTCAGCTTGAACCGATTGCCCAACAAATGACAAAAGCATCATTTCCATTGCTTCAGAGATTTTAGCCATCCCGGAGTATGCAAGCACGAAGGCATGGAATTTTCCAAACCCCATGAACACAAGTGCCTCATCCACAGTATAAGTAGATACTCCATCCTCCATCTGAAATAAGCAAgcaaaaatgaagaaaatattCATTCATCGAGTTTTCACTTTCAAGCGCAAGGACAACATATCAAGTCAGATGTGGGGATAGGTGATGTGGACTAAGCTTTGCGAAAATAACTGAGGACCACAGTTTTACTGCTCACTGGTAAATAACTCTCTCTATAGTCTATACAGATCGAATGATAAACATGAAGTAAAACTTTCCCTGTTGCATAGCATCTGATATTCACAGTGACAGAGATCCTCATCTTGATCAACCTAGCACTGCTTCACAAAAACAGGGTAACAATGTGGACCAAATTAACTTCCGAATAACCTAAACGTTCAGCACATCAAAATAAAGCATATTTCCAACTGAAGAACAAACAACTGGTCAACTGAACAACGTGTGTCCCCTACCCAGGgagaggaaaaaagaaaagagaaatctGCACCACCGAATCGGGGAATAAATTGCACCGAGGACTCCCATTACCAAATCAAGGACCAATCCCCCAAAAACCAGCTAGTCGCAAAGAATCCACTGAATCACAGCAGTCCCGTACCGGAGAGGGAGAAACCAAATCAAGAATGGCAGCCCGCGCAGCGGAAGAGGGGCGGATGGGATCAGCGGACTCGCCAATCTAGCAAGCAGGTCACGGGGAAGGCATGAATGGAGGGGCTGGATCGCTAGGGCTATGGAGAAGGGGTGAGAGGCGGGATTGGTAGGTGAGGTGTACCTCGTCGGAGCCGGCGGCGTGACGAGCGCGGCGCCTCCGACTCTCCGGGAACGTATCgagggcggggcggcgacgacggcgacgactgACCGACTGACTGGGGCGGCCCACTTCTTTTAGATAGGTCGCTTTACATCTTAGTACCTCACGAACCGCTTAATTTTTCGGTCCCCATGTTAGAAGAGGCCCTTTTTTGTTGGATTTCTTGGTGAGAGTTGGTGTAACAT from Setaria italica strain Yugu1 chromosome II, Setaria_italica_v2.0, whole genome shotgun sequence encodes the following:
- the LOC101770227 gene encoding TORTIFOLIA1-like protein 2, with product MTKSSAVTSKGKAAFELKHRLVQAVNKIADRDTYQIGLDELEKMADTLAPDMIGPFLSCVIDTDAEQKSAVRKECIKVIGTLARLHGNLLAPHMAKMVSSIVKRLKDTDSVVRDACVDTCGTLAMCARSYGDGGAALVALVRPLFESLGEQNRYVQAGAALCLAKVIDESNYFPGPVLPQMLVRVVKLLKNPHFMAKPAAIELIRSIVQAEGASTEQALSSALTSIMDALKSSDWNTRKAASLALSSIAVSSGYLVASFRTSCLRSLERSKFDKVKPVRDAIIHAIQLWKAIPGSHTPEPSEAGSSTKENFFGDHHDARSIHDGGSRDTSFRRTDHGPSVSVTSGSSITSAKRRSPLSINKIALNNAANMHRLKSGDWRVEVSVPKQNMMPLVDIDEKGSSKVCILKDAKRNAYEIADEDSKFDYDILDDKQECSSVSEVASRSCETKHVTTAQECIEDCESTQVTERCPRGQESKSIDSTVTDVTAHGTHSCCLNTMNELALIRKQLQEMERKQANLFDLLQEFMSTSVENMTVLNLKVHNLENAVDKTVYTITQSESRYHLPGSKFFKNQSVSSSPRLSTSTPRSSVDANYKPPPISHLKHEKKWMHDLPSKGSNVCTKEGAEFPKDHVRSRFRKPETVSSESNLGRYVPSSARSQASMVKGALPVSFTSSCEQPEMQNALCASNQSGEFQGTGEIEPAYMEALNCGDYDDLIDLMDRTGPVLEKLSCETANELLRVITCQFLNKKFFDLALPWLQQLADLSTIYKPGQLFASVRAQKEFLSALEEVATSGSTEPAIRIAIAQLAFKLTKAFEVGPCRKISTRVRRGNETIMATAM
- the LOC101757793 gene encoding protein STRUBBELIG-RECEPTOR FAMILY 5, which encodes MTRRRRPLPPLPPFVGLAVLLSVAAAAVAKTDQPDVAALNVMFNSMNKPSQLSGWKSSGGDPCGGDEEWKGIECSGSSVTEINLSGLGLSGTLGYQLSSLKSVTKFDASNNNLNGDIPYQLPPNMVQLNLYGNSFTGGVPYSISQMEDLETLNVGKNHLNGQLTDMFSQLPKLSTLDLSFNRFSGSLPQSFQHLRNLKTLNVESNQFSGHIDVLAKLPLEDLNLQNNKFTGWIPSKLKDINNLQIGGNQWSSGSAPPGMEKGSALGSSSGGGSGSGVNGLLIGAIVIGVLLAALILLSVLKRNHSSPASSHYIMDESGHNRSFAPLVDDGRVQKESSAVNMKPLERSTSISSRTPSAMPRKSISDNEFENKLNHSRRSTDPINLVTYSSLDLQAATGNFHSTRLLGQGIIGGVYKAKYADGRVLVVKKFDPLSFSGSSDFMDLVNSISKLRHPNISELVGYCSEPGHYMLVYDYHMNGSIYDFLHLSDDYSKPLTWDTRVRIAIGTASALEYLHEACSPSVIHKNIKASNVLLDADLNPRLTDCGLAYFYEDTSESLGPGYNPPECTRSSGYVMKSDVYCFGVVMLQLLTGRKPYDSSKPRTEQSLVNFVTPQLHDIDALGALADPALRGLYPPKALSRFADVLGRCVQSDPEFRPSISEVVQSLLQCVQRTTSNRRMGGLRSISQRTDDSDW
- the LOC101769277 gene encoding organic cation/carnitine transporter 7 — encoded protein: MEDGVSTYTVDEALVFMGFGKFHAFVLAYSGMAKISEAMEMMLLSFVGQSVQAEWELSAQAESLITSVVFVGMLVGAYAWGIVSDNYGRRVGFNFTAIVTGGAGLLSAFAPNYLSLIVLRFMVGVGLGGGPVLGSWFLEFIPAPNRGTWMVMFSAFWTVGTIMEASLAWAVMPAFGWRWLLALSSLPSFALLLFYPVTLESPRYLCMKGRIAEAVHVLETMARVNRVTLPSGRLVSGHRTELHEMGDSSETAQLVTTKKNNTGDLASKSEIGGLNAILKLLSPNLIRSSLLLWTVFLGHAFLYYGLVLLTSELNHGNRICGSEGGAEVTTTAHINDENLYRNVFITSFGEVPGLLLSAAIVDKFGRKLSMSSMLYISCLCIAPLMFAQTEALTTVFLFGARVCISASFTVLHIYAPEIYPTAVRATGVGFASSIARFGGILCPLVAVGLVHACHQTAAIVIFITVMLVSGVAVSYFPLETSGRKLSDHITA